The Panicum hallii strain FIL2 chromosome 9, PHallii_v3.1, whole genome shotgun sequence genome has a window encoding:
- the LOC112874753 gene encoding cyclin-D5-3-like — protein sequence MGDAAAAAASTSAPATPTSILICREDGSDLFADADEGGAGADLVVARDDRLLVVDQDDEYVAVLLSKESASAASCGEVLAEEMEEWMKAARSGCVRWIIKTTAMFRFSGKTAYVAVTYLDRFLAQRRVNRGQEWALQLLAVACLSLASKVEEHHAPRLSELRLDAFEFDSASILRMELLVLGTLQWQMIAATPFPYISCFAARFRQDERRAIVLRAVECVFAAIKAMSSVEYQPSTIAVASILVARGNDETPAANLDELKAILGSSWPQLDTGHVYSCYSAMAQEEDKSWMHSAEVASSGVSVAAHAGSPDASVGTNNAAGTAPPATPDNNNKRRRLRSPQRQ from the exons ATgggggacgccgccgccgccgcggcatcCACGTCCGCTCCCGCCACGCCCACCTCCATCCTCATCTGCCGGGAGGACGGCAGCGACCTTTTCGCCGACGCCGAcgagggcggcgccggcgctgaCCTCGTCGTCGCCCGCGACGACCGCCTCCTGGTCGTGGACCAGGACGACGAGTATGTCGCGGTGCTCCTGTCCAAGGAGAGCGCTTCCGCCGCCAGCTGCGGCGAAGTCCTGGCGGAGGAAATGGAGGAGTGGATGAAGGCCGCGCGCTCCGGGTGCGTCCGCTGGATCATCAAG ACGACGGCGATGTTCCGGTTCAGCGGGAAGACCGCGTACGTCGCGGTGACGTACCTCGATCGCTTCTTGGCGCAACGGCGAGTCAAT AGGGGGCAGGAGTGGGCGTTGCAGCTGCTCGCGGTGGCGTGCCTGTCGCTGGCGAGCAAAGTGGAGGAGCACCACGCGCCGCGGCTGTCGGAGCTCCGGCTGGACGCGTTCGAGTTCGACAGCGCGTCCATCCTGCGGATGGAGCTCCTCGTCTTGGGCACGCTCCAGTGGCAGATGATCGCCGCCACCCCGTTCCCCTACATCAGCTGCTTCGCGGCGCGGTTCCGTCAGGACGAGCGCCGGGCGATCGTCCTCCGCGCCGTCGAGTGCGTCTTCGCCGCGATCAAAG CGATGAGCTCGGTGGAGTACCAGCCATCCACCATCGCCGTAGCATCCATCCTCGTCGCGCGCGGCAACGACGAGACACCCGCCGCCAACCTGGACGAGCTCAAGGCGATCCTGGGCTCGTCATGGCCGCAATTAGACACC GGGCATGTGTACTCCTGCTACAGCGCGATGGCTCAGGAGGAGGACAAGTCGTGGATGCACTCGGCGGAGGTGGCGTCCTCGGGCGTCTCTGTCGCCGCGCACGCCGGGAGCCCGGACGCCTCCGTGGGCACCAATAATGCGGCTGGCACCGCCCCGCCGGCAACCCCGGACAACAACAATAAGAGGAGACGGTTGCGCTCACCTCAGCGCCAGTAG
- the LOC112874752 gene encoding calcium-transporting ATPase 10, plasma membrane-type-like, whose product MESYLKENFGGVQAKHSSDEALGRWRKVVGVVKNPKRRFRFTANLDKRSEVTAMKRKNHEKLRVAVLVSKAALQFIHGLAPSSEYKVPADVKAAGFGICAEELSSIVEGHDLKKLKSHGGVENLASKLSTSECDGLATSADKLATRQQLFGINKFAEAESRGFWVFVWEALQDMTLMILAACAFVSLIVGIATEGWPKGAHDGLGIVASILLVVFVTASSDYRQSLQFKDLDKEKKKITVQVTRSGYRQKLSIYDLLAGDIVHLSIGDQVPADGLFLSGFSLLINESSLTGESEPVAVNAENPFLLSGTKVQDGSCKMLVTTVGMRTQWGKLMATLSEGGDDETPLQVKLNGVATIIGKIGLIFAVITFAVLTESLFRRKISDGTYLSWTGDDALELLEFFAIAVTIVVVAVPEGLPLAVTLSLAFAMKKMMNDKALVRHLAACETMGSATSICSDKTGTLTTNHMTVVKACICGKIKEVDGASDTKSLFSELPDSVMTMLSQSIFNNTGGDVVINQDGKREILGTPTETAILEFGLSLGGDFSAVRQASTLIKVEPFNSAKKRMGVVIQLPGGALRAHCKGASEIILASCNKYLNEEGNVVPLDKATIDHLNATIDSFANEALRTLCLAYMEVQDGFSANDQIPEDGYTCIGIVGIKDPVRPGVKESVAICRSAGITVRMVTGDNINTAKAIARECGILTEGGIAIEGPDFRTKSEEEMTQLIPNIQVMARSSPLDKHTLVKHLRTNLDEVVAVTGDGTNDAPALHEADIGLAMGIAGTEVAKESADVIILDDNFSTIVTVAKWGRSVYINIQKFVQFQLTVNVVALVVNFSSACLTGSAPLTAVQLLWVNMIMDTLGALALATEPPNNELMKRTPVGRKGNFISNIMWRNILGQAFYQFLVIWYLQTEGKSLFGIKGDNSDLVLNTLIFNCFVFCQVFNEVSSREMEKINVFEGILNNNVFVAVLGSTVIFQFIIIQFLGDFANTTPLTFNQWIACIFIGFIGMPIAAIVKMIPVGSS is encoded by the exons ATGGAGAGCTACCTCAAGGAGAACTTCGGGGGCGTGCAGGCCAAGCACTCGTCGGACGAGGCGCTGGGGAGATGGCGCAAGGTCGTCGGCGTCGTCAAGAACCCCAAGCGGCGATTCCGCTTCACGGCCAACCTCGACAAGCGCAGCGAGGTCACCGCCATGAAGCGGAAAAACCAT GAGAAGCTGCGTGTTGCCGTGCTTGTTTCAAAGGCTGCACTTCAGTTCATCCACG GCCTTGCTCCATCGAGTGAGTACAAGGTCCCTGCCGATGTCAAGGCGGCGGGTTTCGGCATCTGCGCCGAGGAGCTGAGCTCGATAGTCGAGGGCCATGACCTCAAGAAGCTGAAATCACACGGTGGCGTTGAGAACCTCGCGTCCAAGCTATCCACCTCGGAGTGCGATGGCCTCGCCACGTCGGCCGACAAGCTGGCAACACGGCAGCAACTGTTTGGCATCAACAAGTTCGCCGAGGCAGAATCCCGCGGCTTCTGGGTCTTCGTCTGGGAGGCGCTCCAGGACATGACACTCATGATCCTTGCAGCGTGCGCGTTCGTCTCGCTCATCGTTGGCATCGCCACTGAGGGGTGGCCCAAGGGCGCGCACGATGGGCTCGGCATTGTGGCCAGCATCCTGCTTGTCGTGTTCGTCACAGCTTCAAGCGACTACCGCCAGTCCCTGCAGTTCAAGGACCTCGACAAGGAGAAAAAGAAGATCACTGTGCAGGTCACCCGCAGCGGGTACAGGCAGAAACTCTCAATATATGATCTTCTGGCCGGCGACATTGTCCACCTCTCCATTGGTGATCAGGTGCCGGCTGACGGTCTGTTCTTGTCAGGCTTCTCGCTTCTGATCAACGAGTCAAGCTTGACTGGAGAGAGCGAGCCGGTTGCTGTTAATGCTGAGAACCCATTCCTTCTGTCTGGAACCAAGGTGCAGGACGGTTCTTGCAAGATGCTTGTCACGACAGTTGGCATGAGGACTCAGTGGGGGAAGCTGATGGCCACTCTCAGCGAAGGTGGTGATGACGAGACGCCATTGCAGGTCAAGCTGAATGGCGTAGCCACCATCATTGGTAAGATAGGCCTCATCTTTGCAGTCATCACGTTTGCGGTGCTCACTGAAAGCCTGTTCCGGCGCAAGATCAGCGATGGCACATACTTGAGCTGGACTGGAGATGATGCATTGGAGCTGCTTGAGTTCTTTGCCATTGCTGTAACAATTGTGGTCGTGGCAGTTCCTGAAGGGTTGCCGCTTGCCGTAACACTGAGCCTTGCAtttgcaatgaagaagatgatgaacGACAAGGCACTCGTCCGGCACCTTGCAGCCTGTGAGACCATGGGCTCGGCGACCTCCATCTGCAGCGACAAGACCGGCACACTCACGACAAACCACATGACTGTCGTCAAGGCCTGCATCTGCGGGAAGATCAAAGAAGTGGATGGTGCCTCGGATACCAAGAGCCTATTCTCCGAACTGCCGGACTCTGTCATGACGATGCTCTCGCAGTCCATATTCAACAACACTGGCGGtgatgttgtcatcaatcaggATGGAAAACGTGAAATACTGGGCACACCGACTGAGACAGCGATTCTAGAGTTCGGCCTGTCGCTTGGCGGAGACTTTTCTGCAGTACGGCAAGCGAGCACCCTTATCAAGGTAGAGCCATTCAACTCTGCCAAGAAGAGAATGGGTGTGGTCATCCAGCTCCCAGGGGGTGCACTTCGAGCACACTGCAAAGGAGCTTCAGAAATCATACTGGCATCATGCAACAAGTATCTGAATGAGGAAGGCAATGTTGTCCCCCTGGATAAAGCAACCATTGATCACTTGAATGCAACAATTGATAGCTTTGCAAACGAGGCACTTCGCACCCTATGTCTTGCCTACATGGAAGTTCAAGATGGGTTCTCAGCCAATGATCAGATTCCAGAGGATGGGTACACCTGCATTGGCATTGTGGGGATCAAAGACCCTGTCCGGCCCGGAGTGAAGGAATCAGTTGCCATCTGCAGATCGGCGGGTATTACAGTCAGGATGGTTACTGGTGACAACATCAACACGGCAAAGGCAATTGCCCGGGAATGCGGCATTTTAACTGAAGGTGGCATTGCCATAGAGGGCCCAGATTTCAGAACCAAGAGTGAAGAAGAGATGACTCAATTGATACCAAACATACAG GTGATGGCAAGGTCTTCGCCACTCGATAAGCACACCCTTGTCAAGCATCTTCGAACTAATCTGGATGAAGTTGTTGCGGTGACTGGTGATGGGACAAACGATGCACCTGCGCTACATGAGGCTGATATTGGGCTTGCAATGGGCATTGCCGGAACTGAG GTGGCCAAAGAGAGTGCTGATGTCATTATTCTTGATGACAACTTCTCCACTATTGTCACTGTTGCGAAATGGGGACGATCTGTGTACATCAACATTCAGAAATTCGTGCAGTTTCAGCTTACAGTAAATGTGGTTGCTCTCGTTGTAAACTTCTCCTCAGCTTGCTTGACAG GGAGTGCTCCTCTTACTGCTGTACAATTGCTTTGGGTCAACATGATCATGGATACACTGGGTGCACTGGCATTGGCCACCGAACCCCCAAACAATGAACTGATGAAGAGGACACCTGTTGGAAGGAAAGGAAACTTCATCAGTAACATTATGTGGAGGAACATTCTGGGACAGGCCTTCTACCAGTTCCTTGTGATTTGGTACCTACAGACAGAGGGGAAGTCGCTGTTTGGAATTAAGGGTGATAACTCCGATCTAGTCTTGAACACACTTATCTTCAATTGCTTTGTATTCTGCCAG GTATTCAATGAGGTGAGCTCGCGAGAGATGGAGAAGATAAACGTATTTGAAGGCATTCTAAACAACAACGTGTTCGTCGCGGTCCTCGGCAGCACCGTCATCTTCCAGTTCATCATAATACAGTTCCTTGGCGATTTCGCAAACACTACACCTCTCACATTCAACCAGTGGATCGCATGCATCTTCATCGGTTTCATAGGCATGCCTATCGCTGCTATTGTCAAGATGATCCCAGTTGGTTCGTCATAG
- the LOC112874754 gene encoding strigolactone esterase D14 — MLRSTHPPSPTSGSGSSAAPASSSDAKMVGGGGGGGAAGSGAPSGAKLLQILNVRVVGSGERVVVLSHGFGTDQSAWSRVLPYLTRDHRVVLYDLVCAGSVNPEHFDFRRYDTLDSYVDDLLAILETLRIPRCAFVGHSVSAMIGILASIRRPELFAKLILIGASPRFLNDNDYHGGFELPEIQQVFDAMAANYSAWATGYAPLAVGADVPAAVQEFSRTLFNMRPDISLHVCRTVFNTDLRGVLGMVRAPCVVVQTTRDVSVPASVAAYLKAHLGGRTTVEFLQTEGHLPHLSAPGLLAQVLRRALARF, encoded by the exons ATGCTTCGGTCCACGCACCcgcccagccccaccagcggcagcggcagctcggcggcgccggcgtccagctccgACGCAAAGATggtcggtggcggcggcggcggcggcgcggcgggcagcggcgcgccGAGCGGGGCCAAGCTGCTGCAGATCCTCAACGTGCGGGTGGTGGGCAGCGGCGAGCGCGTGGTGGTGCTGTCCCACGGCTTCGGCACGGACCAGTCGGCGTGGAGCCGCGTGCTCCCCTACCTCACCCGCGACCACCGCGTGGTGCTCTACGACCTCGTCTGCGCCGGCAGCGTCAACCCGGAGCACTTCGACTTCCGCCGCTACGACACGCTCGACTCCTACGTCGACGACCTGCTCGCCATCCTCGAGACGCTCCGCATCCCGCGCTGCGCTTTCGTCGGCCACTCCGTCTCCGCCATGATAGGCATCCTCGCCTCCATCCGCCGCCCCGAGCTCTTCGCCAAGCTCATCCTCATCGGCGCGTCGCCCAG GTTCCTGAACGACAACGACTACCACGGCGGGTTCGAGCTGCCGGAGATCCAGCAGGTGTTCGACGCCATGGCGGCCAACTACTCGGCGTGGGCGACGGGGTACGCGCCGCTGGCGGTGGGCGCGGACGTTCCCGCGGCGGTGCAGGAGTTCAGCCGCACCCTCTTCAACATGCGCCCGGACATCTCCCTCCACGTCTGCCGCACGGTGTTCAACACCGACCTCCGCGGCGTGCTGGGCATGGTGCGCGCCCCCTGCGTGGTGGTGCAGACCACCCGCGACGTTTCGGTcccggcctccgtcgccgccTACCTCAAGGCCCACCTCGGCGGCCGCACCACCGTCGAGTTCCTCCAGACCGAGGGCCACCTCCCGCACCTCAGCGCCCCCGGCCTCCTCGCCCAGGTGCTccgccgcgcgctcgcccggtTCTAG